One window from the genome of Gadus morhua chromosome 16, gadMor3.0, whole genome shotgun sequence encodes:
- the LOC115528740 gene encoding succinate receptor 1 — protein MGYNCLPVDDLLEKYYLSPSYGVEFCVGFLGNLLVVIGYVFCLPKWGSINVYLFNLAASDLVFLCTLPRLSYLYAHGKSETNPYMCIINRYILHVNLYSSILFMVWISMDRLLLVMHPSKLHSLLTCRAALVVTGLSWLAVNVQVAPMISLMIQDHQRGNWSICKDFASLKGDLDTLGYSLGLTLTGYILPLVGICVFSHRITLLLRRQEEALQRQKTAYGRPVRVVRAAAVMFLVLYMPYHVMRNVQIAASADWAGLSQCSRVRIKALYIVTRPVAFFHSVINPVFYFFMGDHFRELLLGKLRKLIRMRQTITLSRPSVGIPT, from the exons ATG GGGTATAATTGCTTGCCTGTGGACGACCTCCTGGAGAAATACTACCTCTCACCTTCCTACGGGGTCGAGTTTTGCGTCGGTTTCCTTGGCAACCTGCTGGTTGTCATCGGATACGTCTTCTGTCTGCCTAAGTGGGGCAGCATTAATGTTTACCTCTTCAACCTGGCCGCCTCTGACCTCGTCTTCCTGTGCACACTCCCACGCCTCTCCTACCTGTATGCCCACGGCAAATCAGAGACCAACCCCTACATGTGCATCATCAACCGCTACATCCTGCACGTCAACCTCTActcctccatcctcttcatGGTGTGGATCAGCATGGACCGCCTGCTGCTCGTCATGCATCCCAGCAAGTTGCACTCCCTCCTGACCTGCAGGGCGGCGCTGGTGGTGACGGGCCTGAGCTGGCTGGCCGTCAACGTCCAAGTGGCGCCCATGATCTCCCTCATGATCCAGGACCACCAAAGGGGCAACTGGAGCATCTGCAAGGACTTTGCCAGCCTGAAGGGGGACCTGGACACGCTGGGCTACAGCCTGGGGCTGACACTGACCGGCTACATCCTGCCCCTGGTGGGGATCTGCGTCTTCTCGCACAGGATTACGCTTCTGCTGCGCCGCCAGGAGGAGGCGCTGCAGCGCCAGAAAACCGCGTACGGCCGGCCTGTGCGCGTGGTCCGTGCGGCGGCGGTCATGTTCCTGGTGCTCTACATGCCGTACCACGTGATGCGGAATGTGCAGATCGCGGCCAGTGCAGATTGGGCAGGGCTGAGCCAGTGCAGCAGGGTGCGCATCAAGGCGCTGTATATCGTGACCAGGCCGGTGGCGTTCTTCCACAGTGTGATCAACCCCGTCTTCTACTTCTTCATGGGAGACCACTTCCGAGAGCTCCTGTTGGGGAAGCTCAGGAAGCTGATCCGGATGAGACAAACTATCACACTCTCACGTCCTTCAGTTGGAATTCCGACCTAA